The Polaribacter tangerinus genome has a segment encoding these proteins:
- a CDS encoding AAA family ATPase — protein MEKELQQNSINLVKVVLFGPESTGKTTLSRQLARHYNTVWAPEFAREYLQDKWNNERKTCQKKDLLPIAIGQMKLENELSKKADKLLICDTDLLETKVYSEEFYGGFVDEKLNEAAKVNTYDLYLLTYIDTPWEEDDLRDRPEQRLEMFMAFEKALKKYHKNYILLKGDKETRLKIATNAIDKILQEKENLHSFSASLKSKKNYMK, from the coding sequence ATGGAAAAAGAACTTCAACAAAACTCAATTAACCTAGTAAAAGTAGTATTATTTGGGCCAGAGTCTACTGGTAAAACAACCCTATCTAGACAATTAGCTAGGCACTATAATACTGTTTGGGCACCAGAATTTGCTCGTGAATATTTACAAGATAAATGGAACAACGAACGTAAAACTTGCCAAAAAAAAGATTTACTACCCATTGCAATAGGACAAATGAAACTAGAAAATGAATTGTCTAAAAAAGCTGATAAACTTTTAATTTGCGACACCGATTTATTAGAAACCAAAGTCTATTCGGAAGAGTTTTACGGGGGTTTTGTAGATGAAAAACTAAACGAAGCTGCAAAAGTGAACACTTACGATTTATACTTATTAACCTACATAGATACCCCGTGGGAAGAGGACGACTTAAGAGACAGGCCCGAACAGCGTTTAGAAATGTTTATGGCTTTTGAGAAGGCACTAAAAAAATATCATAAAAATTATATTCTTTTAAAAGGAGATAAAGAAACTCGGCTTAAAATAGCCACTAATGCCATTGATAAAATTTTACAAGAAAAAGAAAATTTACATTCTTTTTCTGCTTCTCTTAAAAGTAAAAAAAATTACATGAAATAA
- the pnuC gene encoding nicotinamide riboside transporter PnuC, with protein MSEIFNFLFEQYKTYETIDITLEITAVFFGFLSVWYSKQNKIWVFPTGMISTAIFVYLLLKWELLGDMMINAYYFIMSVYGWYLWSRTKNNEPIVKISKMTFFEVKMSIGIFLSTLIVVFVIYKIFNKWTSWIAYADTFTTAVFFVGMWLMAKRKIENWLFWILGNIISVPLYLYKGFAFTSFQYIGFTFIAIFGYFAWKKNFNKTQLT; from the coding sequence ATGTCAGAAATTTTTAATTTTCTTTTCGAGCAATATAAAACCTATGAAACAATAGATATTACGCTAGAAATTACAGCTGTATTTTTTGGGTTTTTGTCTGTTTGGTACTCCAAGCAAAATAAAATTTGGGTATTTCCTACAGGAATGATAAGCACTGCCATATTTGTATATCTCCTTTTAAAATGGGAACTTTTGGGAGATATGATGATTAATGCCTATTATTTTATTATGAGTGTTTATGGCTGGTACTTGTGGTCTAGAACCAAAAATAATGAACCCATTGTAAAAATTTCTAAAATGACGTTTTTTGAAGTAAAAATGTCAATTGGCATTTTCTTATCAACCTTAATTGTTGTTTTTGTCATTTATAAAATATTTAATAAATGGACTTCTTGGATTGCTTATGCAGATACTTTTACTACCGCTGTTTTCTTTGTAGGAATGTGGCTAATGGCTAAAAGAAAAATAGAAAATTGGCTATTTTGGATTCTCGGTAATATCATTTCTGTACCTTTATACCTTTACAAAGGCTTTGCTTTTACAAGCTTTCAATACATAGGATTTACATTTATTGCCATTTTTGGCTATTTCGCATGGAAAAAGAACTTCAACAAAACTCAATTAACCTAG
- a CDS encoding 4'-phosphopantetheinyl transferase family protein, protein MPLYKTLTVNTTTKVLIWKIEESIEILQKNILLSYNSKMRLESMKSVLHQKGFLSIRHLLKEIGYTDADLIYDEFGKPYLKDNKQISITHSFNFTAIIISDDLAVGIDIEKQRDKILKIAHKFTPIQEYNTIANDAALISKLTIVWGAKESLYKIYGKKKLLFLHHIFINDFKFSDKKTTGEIRYDGKVNRYTIKFLEFEGFTCVFAF, encoded by the coding sequence ATGCCTCTTTATAAAACATTAACGGTAAACACAACGACTAAAGTACTGATTTGGAAGATTGAAGAATCGATAGAAATATTACAAAAAAATATACTTCTTTCTTACAATAGTAAAATGCGTTTAGAATCTATGAAGTCGGTTTTACATCAAAAAGGCTTCTTAAGTATACGACATTTACTAAAAGAAATTGGGTATACAGATGCAGATTTAATATACGATGAGTTTGGTAAACCTTACCTAAAAGACAACAAACAAATTTCTATTACACATTCTTTTAATTTTACCGCTATTATTATTTCTGATGATTTGGCTGTAGGAATAGATATTGAGAAACAACGAGATAAAATTTTAAAAATAGCTCATAAATTTACTCCAATACAAGAGTATAACACCATTGCAAATGATGCCGCATTAATAAGTAAACTTACTATTGTTTGGGGTGCAAAAGAAAGTTTGTATAAAATTTATGGAAAGAAAAAACTACTATTTTTACACCATATTTTTATTAATGATTTTAAGTTTTCTGATAAAAAAACTACTGGTGAAATTCGATATGATGGAAAAGTAAATAGATATACTATTAAATTTTTAGAGTTTGAAGGATTTACATGTGTATTTGCCTTTTAA
- the ahcY gene encoding adenosylhomocysteinase — translation MSTNTAYVPFKVKDISLADWGRKEIELAESEMPGLMALREEYKDSQPLKGARIAGCLHMTIQTAVLIETLKALGAEVTWSSCNIFSTQDQAAAAIAAAGIPVYAWKGMNEEEFDWCIEQTLFFGEDKKPLNMILDDGGDLTNMVLDRYPELAAGINGLSEETTTGVHRLYERMKNGTLPMPAINVNDSVTKSKFDNKYGCKESAVDAVRRATDIMLAGKRVVVCGYGDVGKGTAASFKGAGSIVTVTEVDPICALQAAMDGFEVKRLETVVANADIVITTTGNKDIVRGEHFEAMKDKVIVCNIGHFDNEIDVPYLNKNSEKVEIKPQVDKYNINGKDIILLAEGRLVNLGCATGHPSFVMSNSFTNQTLAQIELWTNKDAYKNEVYMLPKHLDEKVAKLHLEKIGVELTELRQDQAEYIGVAQQGPFKPEYYRY, via the coding sequence ATGAGCACAAACACAGCATACGTTCCATTTAAAGTTAAAGATATTTCTTTAGCAGATTGGGGTAGAAAAGAAATAGAATTAGCAGAATCTGAAATGCCTGGTTTAATGGCGTTAAGAGAGGAGTATAAAGACAGTCAGCCATTAAAAGGGGCAAGAATTGCAGGTTGTTTACACATGACTATTCAAACGGCTGTTCTAATTGAAACATTAAAGGCTTTAGGAGCCGAAGTTACTTGGAGCTCTTGTAATATATTTTCTACGCAAGATCAAGCTGCTGCTGCAATTGCTGCTGCAGGAATACCTGTATACGCTTGGAAAGGTATGAATGAAGAGGAATTTGATTGGTGTATAGAACAAACATTATTTTTTGGCGAAGATAAAAAGCCATTAAATATGATTTTAGATGATGGAGGAGATTTAACGAACATGGTATTAGATCGTTACCCAGAATTAGCTGCTGGAATAAACGGACTTTCAGAAGAGACAACCACAGGAGTTCATAGATTGTATGAAAGAATGAAAAATGGTACCTTACCAATGCCAGCAATTAATGTAAATGATTCGGTAACAAAATCGAAATTCGACAATAAATACGGTTGTAAAGAATCTGCAGTAGATGCAGTTCGTAGAGCTACCGACATTATGTTGGCAGGTAAAAGAGTGGTTGTTTGTGGTTACGGAGACGTTGGTAAAGGTACCGCAGCTTCTTTTAAAGGAGCCGGTTCTATTGTAACAGTAACAGAGGTAGACCCAATTTGTGCTTTGCAAGCTGCCATGGACGGTTTTGAGGTAAAGCGTTTAGAAACAGTAGTAGCAAATGCCGATATTGTAATTACAACTACTGGTAATAAAGATATTGTTAGAGGAGAACATTTCGAAGCAATGAAAGACAAAGTTATTGTTTGTAACATAGGTCATTTCGACAATGAAATTGATGTTCCTTACCTTAATAAAAATAGCGAGAAAGTAGAAATTAAGCCTCAAGTAGACAAATACAATATTAACGGAAAAGATATTATTTTACTAGCAGAAGGTCGTTTGGTAAACTTAGGTTGTGCTACAGGGCACCCTAGTTTTGTAATGTCTAACTCATTTACAAATCAAACATTGGCACAAATAGAACTTTGGACAAACAAAGATGCTTATAAAAATGAAGTGTATATGTTGCCAAAGCATTTAGATGAAAAAGTAGCAAAATTACACCTAGAAAAAATCGGTGTAGAACTAACAGAATTACGCCAAGACCAAGCCGAATATATTGGTGTTGCACAACAAGGGCCTTTTAAACCAGAGTATTACAGATACTAA
- a CDS encoding geranylgeranylglyceryl/heptaprenylglyceryl phosphate synthase, which produces MNIYNNILTAKKAGNKLLAVLIDPEKFDLKNSALFFEKVHLSIATHIFVGGSTDANNLTESVVNAIKRVTKLPIILFPGDVSQITNGADGILFLSLLSGKNPEYLINQQIKSVPLLKNSGLEILPTGYILVDGQKETATQKVSNTKPIPQENTNLILDTALAGEFLGKKLIYLEAGSGAKIPVSTKIINLIKSNISVPLIVGGGIRSKKTIEKVFNAGADIVVIGTAFEKNDDFFNDLKK; this is translated from the coding sequence GTGAATATTTACAATAACATTTTAACAGCAAAAAAAGCAGGCAACAAACTGTTGGCCGTTTTAATAGATCCAGAAAAATTTGATCTCAAAAATAGTGCTCTTTTTTTCGAAAAAGTACATCTATCTATTGCTACACATATTTTTGTTGGTGGTAGCACAGATGCAAATAATCTAACAGAAAGTGTTGTAAACGCCATAAAAAGAGTAACTAAATTACCTATTATATTATTCCCAGGAGATGTTTCTCAGATTACAAATGGTGCAGATGGTATTTTGTTTTTAAGTTTATTATCTGGTAAAAACCCAGAGTATCTTATCAATCAGCAAATAAAAAGTGTTCCTTTATTAAAAAATAGCGGATTAGAAATTTTACCGACTGGTTACATTTTAGTTGATGGGCAAAAAGAAACAGCTACTCAAAAAGTAAGTAATACGAAACCTATTCCTCAAGAAAACACAAATTTAATTTTAGATACTGCTTTAGCAGGAGAATTTTTAGGTAAAAAGCTCATTTACCTAGAGGCTGGATCAGGTGCCAAAATACCTGTAAGCACAAAAATTATTAACCTTATTAAAAGCAATATTTCAGTTCCTTTGATTGTTGGAGGCGGAATTCGTTCAAAAAAAACAATAGAAAAAGTTTTTAATGCAGGTGCAGATATTGTCGTTATTGGTACTGCTTTCGAAAAAAATGATGATTTTTTTAACGATTTAAAAAAGTAA